Proteins encoded by one window of Chryseobacterium foetidum:
- the fsa gene encoding fructose-6-phosphate aldolase — protein MKFFIDTANLEQIKEAKDLGILDGVTTNPSLMAKEGIRGAEDIKNHYKAICEIVDGDISAEVLSTTYEEMIKEGDELAAIHPNIVVKIPMIKDGIKALKYFSDKGIKTNCTLIFSPGQALLAAKAGATYVSPFLGRLDDITTDGLHLIQEIRLIFDNYGYKTEILAASIRHSMHIIDCAKIGADVITSPLPPILSLLKHPLTDSGLAQFVADSQKLA, from the coding sequence ATGAAATTTTTTATTGACACTGCCAATTTAGAGCAAATTAAAGAAGCAAAAGACCTTGGAATTCTGGATGGTGTAACAACCAATCCGTCTTTGATGGCAAAAGAGGGAATCCGTGGTGCTGAAGACATCAAAAATCACTATAAGGCTATCTGCGAAATCGTTGACGGAGATATTTCTGCGGAAGTTCTTTCTACAACTTACGAAGAAATGATTAAAGAAGGAGACGAACTGGCAGCAATCCACCCGAATATCGTGGTAAAAATCCCTATGATTAAAGATGGTATTAAAGCTTTGAAATATTTTTCAGATAAAGGGATCAAAACCAACTGTACATTAATTTTCTCTCCAGGACAGGCTCTTTTGGCTGCAAAAGCTGGTGCAACTTACGTTTCTCCGTTTTTGGGAAGACTGGATGATATTACAACAGACGGTTTGCATTTGATACAGGAAATCAGATTGATTTTTGATAATTACGGGTACAAAACTGAAATCTTGGCAGCTTCTATCCGTCACTCAATGCACATCATTGACTGTGCTAAAATTGGTGCAGATGTGATCACTTCTCCTCTTCCTCCAATCTTGAGTTTATTGAAGCATCCATTAACAGACAGCGGTTTAGCTCAGTTTGTTGCAGATTCTCAGAAACTGGCTTAA
- a CDS encoding class I SAM-dependent methyltransferase, whose translation MKKLTKLLLNKIPRPMLIQMSVWARPLIYQFFKGDKFFDPIDGKSYRKFLPYGYGTQRENALSPGTLSLERHRQMFLYLQNETEFFTRHYKVLHIAPEQEFLRKFKKMKNLDYISADLFSPIVDVKADILDLPFADESFDIIFCNHVLEHIQDDAKAMSELYRVMRPGGWGILQVPMKNSLEKTYEDFTITDPKERQKHFGQYDHVRWYGMDYFDRLKKAGFEVEANFYSQEFSDDEIKKYGLRKNEILPIVLKK comes from the coding sequence GTGAAAAAACTAACCAAGCTTTTACTCAATAAAATCCCTCGTCCAATGCTTATTCAGATGAGCGTTTGGGCTCGCCCGCTGATTTATCAGTTCTTTAAAGGCGACAAATTTTTTGATCCTATCGATGGGAAATCTTACCGGAAATTTCTTCCTTACGGATATGGAACGCAGCGTGAAAATGCTTTGTCTCCGGGAACTTTAAGTTTGGAAAGACACCGCCAAATGTTTCTCTATCTTCAGAATGAAACCGAATTTTTCACAAGACACTATAAAGTTCTTCACATCGCTCCCGAACAGGAATTCTTGAGAAAATTTAAAAAGATGAAAAATCTGGATTATATTTCTGCTGACCTTTTTTCGCCAATCGTGGATGTGAAAGCTGATATTCTTGATCTTCCTTTTGCGGATGAAAGTTTTGATATTATTTTCTGCAATCACGTTTTGGAACACATTCAGGATGATGCCAAGGCGATGAGCGAATTGTACCGTGTGATGAGACCAGGAGGTTGGGGAATTTTGCAGGTTCCTATGAAGAATTCTCTTGAGAAAACTTACGAAGATTTTACGATAACAGATCCAAAGGAAAGACAGAAACATTTCGGGCAATACGATCACGTCCGATGGTACGGAATGGATTATTTTGACCGCTTAAAAAAGGCAGGTTTCGAAGTGGAAGCTAATTTTTATTCTCAGGAATTTTCCGATGATGAAATAAAAAAATACGGATTGCGGAAAAATGAAATTTTACCGATTGTATTAAAAAAATAA
- a CDS encoding murein L,D-transpeptidase catalytic domain family protein, with protein MLRNFLFFLILFLASCEGNSQTSAVQIPKEKITELKSFIKDRNYNQDLAVFINFKIKSGKYRYFVYDLKKDKILQSAIVSHGSGSNSRVYGELKFSNTENSYQSSLGKYEIKESYSGKFGKSYRLDGLDKTNSNARSRAIVIHSLDCVPDVESEDPACLSLGCPMLSPKALKQTAKYIDGAANTIILYAFY; from the coding sequence ATGCTTAGAAATTTTCTTTTCTTTCTGATTTTGTTTTTGGCAAGCTGTGAAGGCAATTCACAGACTTCCGCTGTGCAGATTCCAAAAGAGAAAATTACAGAGCTGAAAAGTTTTATTAAAGACAGAAATTATAATCAGGATTTGGCTGTTTTTATTAATTTTAAAATTAAATCGGGTAAATACAGGTATTTTGTTTATGACCTCAAGAAAGATAAAATTCTGCAGTCGGCTATAGTTTCGCATGGTTCAGGCTCAAACAGCAGAGTGTATGGAGAGCTGAAATTCAGCAATACAGAAAATTCATATCAGTCATCTTTGGGGAAATATGAAATTAAAGAATCTTATTCCGGAAAATTCGGTAAGTCATACCGTTTGGATGGTTTAGATAAAACCAACAGCAATGCGAGGAGCCGCGCTATCGTTATTCACTCTTTAGATTGCGTTCCGGATGTAGAATCTGAAGATCCGGCTTGCCTGAGTTTGGGTTGCCCAATGCTGTCACCAAAAGCACTTAAGCAAACGGCAAAGTACATCGACGGTGCCGCAAATACGATAATTTTGTATGCTTTTTATTAA
- the map gene encoding type I methionyl aminopeptidase: MIHLKNIDELRLMKESARLVSRTLGMIAKEIKPGITTLHLDKLAHDFIKDHGAEPAFLGYGGFPYSLCISPNDQVVHGFPSKEEIKEGDVLSVDCGAILNGFVGDHAYTFEIGEVSSETKKLLKVAKESLYKGIEQCVRGKRIGDISFAIQKHCENQGYGVVKELVGHGVGRKMHEDPQVPNYGRQGSGKVIKDGLTIAIEPMINLGTEKVKFHSDGWTVTTLDNKPSAHFEHDVAVINGKPVLLSTFDYIYEALGIVSDEEKAFQLDF; encoded by the coding sequence ATGATTCATTTAAAAAATATAGACGAGCTTCGTCTGATGAAAGAAAGCGCAAGACTGGTTTCCAGAACTTTGGGAATGATTGCTAAAGAAATCAAACCGGGAATTACTACGCTTCATTTAGATAAATTGGCTCACGATTTCATCAAAGATCACGGTGCTGAGCCTGCGTTTTTAGGATACGGAGGTTTCCCTTATTCACTTTGTATCTCGCCTAATGATCAGGTGGTACACGGTTTTCCAAGCAAGGAAGAAATCAAAGAGGGCGATGTACTTTCTGTAGATTGTGGTGCTATTCTTAATGGTTTTGTAGGTGATCATGCTTACACTTTCGAAATTGGAGAAGTTTCTTCTGAAACTAAAAAACTACTGAAAGTTGCCAAAGAATCTTTGTATAAAGGAATTGAGCAATGTGTAAGAGGAAAAAGAATCGGTGATATTTCCTTTGCCATTCAGAAACACTGTGAAAATCAAGGTTACGGAGTGGTAAAAGAATTGGTGGGTCACGGAGTCGGAAGGAAGATGCACGAAGATCCACAGGTTCCCAATTACGGAAGACAGGGAAGTGGTAAAGTCATTAAAGATGGTTTAACAATCGCTATTGAGCCGATGATTAACCTGGGAACTGAAAAAGTGAAATTCCACAGCGATGGATGGACGGTGACGACCCTTGACAACAAACCTTCTGCGCATTTTGAGCACGATGTAGCTGTGATTAATGGCAAACCTGTACTTTTATCGACTTTCGATTATATTTATGAAGCGTTGGGAATTGTAAGTGATGAGGAGAAAGCTTTTCAATTGGATTTTTAA
- a CDS encoding BT0820 family HAD-type phosphatase has protein sequence MNNKKIAVDFDGTVVEDAYPSVGKAKIFAFETLKKLQSEGYRLILWTYRHGQALEDAIEFCRKNGVEFYAVNSSFEGEVFDSATQSRKIDADWFIDDRNIGGFPGWGEIYNIITERIEFRVEGGEVLAYSKLKREKKKGLFW, from the coding sequence ATGAATAATAAAAAAATAGCAGTAGATTTTGACGGAACAGTAGTGGAAGATGCCTATCCATCGGTAGGTAAAGCAAAAATTTTTGCTTTTGAAACCTTAAAAAAACTTCAATCTGAAGGTTACAGACTGATTCTCTGGACATACCGACATGGTCAGGCTTTGGAAGACGCCATCGAATTCTGCAGAAAAAACGGCGTTGAATTTTACGCCGTGAACTCAAGTTTTGAAGGTGAAGTTTTTGATTCTGCCACACAATCCAGAAAAATTGATGCCGACTGGTTTATAGACGACCGAAACATCGGTGGTTTCCCAGGTTGGGGAGAAATCTACAACATCATCACAGAAAGAATAGAATTCCGCGTGGAAGGAGGCGAAGTTTTAGCATATTCGAAACTGAAAAGAGAAAAAAAGAAAGGCTTGTTTTGGTAA
- the dacB gene encoding D-alanyl-D-alanine carboxypeptidase/D-alanyl-D-alanine endopeptidase: MKSTIAVFTIATQMFFAQNITQKLDDATKNLMNSSTAVSSNLSFYVADENGNMVYEYQGSKGLSTASTQKIFTAAAALETLGKNYTYKTTSSYSGTVSGGNLNGSLFITSNGDPTLGSWRYEGYKPENFKQKLLDAIKKSGITKISGDVIIDDSYFDHQTIPGGWPWDDLGNYYGAGVWGVNWRENQFDININGTDFKNFSYPLANVKWLNELKATGSSDQSLIFTAPHSDVALINGSLPAGKVTMVSGSVPNPPLQLGVEIEKWLKDSGITILGKVLTNTQLEIDGKKTMEAPKTNIILTYESPTLDKIIYWFLRKSVNLYGENLIKTLGKEKKGNSSFKSGISYLKEFWKSKGINPNMINFADGSGLSPQNYVSAKAEVQALIYAKKQPWFETYYDGFPTQDNGMKMKSGTMRDTKSYAGFHTSKDGKKYVYAIIINNYQGSESAELQKILNVLK; the protein is encoded by the coding sequence ATGAAATCTACCATTGCTGTTTTTACCATTGCCACACAAATGTTTTTTGCTCAAAACATAACGCAAAAGCTCGATGACGCCACAAAAAATCTGATGAATTCCTCAACAGCAGTCTCATCAAACCTCTCATTTTATGTGGCTGATGAAAACGGAAATATGGTTTATGAATATCAGGGAAGCAAAGGTCTCTCTACCGCTTCAACGCAGAAAATCTTTACGGCTGCGGCAGCTTTGGAAACTTTAGGGAAAAACTATACCTACAAAACAACATCTTCCTATTCAGGAACAGTTTCAGGAGGAAATTTAAATGGAAGTCTTTTCATCACTTCCAACGGAGATCCCACCTTAGGCAGCTGGAGATATGAAGGGTATAAACCTGAGAATTTTAAACAAAAACTTTTGGATGCCATTAAAAAATCAGGTATTACAAAAATTTCAGGCGATGTAATTATTGATGATTCTTATTTTGACCACCAGACAATTCCCGGAGGCTGGCCATGGGACGATTTGGGGAATTATTACGGAGCCGGAGTCTGGGGAGTGAACTGGCGTGAAAATCAGTTCGACATCAATATTAATGGAACGGATTTTAAGAACTTTTCTTATCCTTTAGCGAATGTAAAATGGCTGAATGAACTCAAGGCGACTGGAAGTTCAGATCAAAGTTTAATTTTTACTGCTCCACATTCTGATGTTGCTTTAATCAACGGAAGTTTGCCAGCTGGAAAGGTAACAATGGTCTCAGGTTCTGTTCCCAATCCGCCTTTGCAGTTGGGCGTGGAAATTGAAAAGTGGCTGAAAGATTCAGGAATTACAATTTTAGGCAAAGTACTTACGAATACTCAGTTGGAAATTGACGGGAAGAAAACTATGGAAGCTCCTAAAACTAATATAATTCTCACTTACGAATCGCCGACTTTAGATAAGATCATTTACTGGTTTTTAAGAAAATCCGTGAATTTATATGGGGAAAATTTAATTAAAACCTTAGGCAAAGAGAAAAAAGGCAACTCAAGTTTTAAAAGCGGAATTTCTTATCTGAAAGAATTCTGGAAATCCAAAGGAATTAATCCCAATATGATTAATTTTGCTGATGGAAGCGGGCTTTCACCTCAAAATTATGTATCTGCAAAAGCCGAAGTTCAGGCTTTAATTTACGCCAAAAAACAACCTTGGTTTGAAACCTATTACGATGGATTTCCCACTCAGGATAACGGCATGAAAATGAAAAGCGGAACCATGCGCGACACAAAATCCTACGCAGGTTTTCACACTTCGAAAGACGGTAAAAAATATGTTTATGCCATTATCATCAATAATTATCAGGGAAGCGAAAGTGCTGAACTACAGAAAATCCTGAATGTTTTAAAATAA
- a CDS encoding DoxX family protein: MSYQNLKTNPLILDIVLVVVRLFIGFAMISHGFPKLQTLIDGGDIKFYDFLGLGPKISLGLTVFAEFVCSIFIILGLFTRIAAGFLIFTMAVAAFAVHGSDPFDKREMSLLYLSIYAISITLGAGRFSVDGMIEKRRRASDW; the protein is encoded by the coding sequence ATGAGCTATCAGAATTTAAAAACTAATCCACTTATTTTGGATATTGTGCTTGTCGTCGTGAGATTATTCATAGGATTTGCAATGATCTCGCACGGTTTTCCGAAACTTCAGACATTGATTGACGGAGGTGATATCAAGTTCTACGATTTTTTAGGATTAGGTCCGAAAATCTCACTTGGATTAACTGTTTTTGCTGAATTTGTCTGTTCAATATTTATCATCCTCGGATTGTTCACAAGAATTGCTGCTGGTTTTCTGATTTTCACAATGGCAGTTGCAGCTTTTGCAGTACATGGCTCAGATCCTTTCGATAAAAGGGAAATGAGTTTACTTTATCTCTCAATCTACGCAATAAGTATCACGCTTGGTGCCGGAAGATTTTCAGTCGACGGCATGATTGAAAAACGCAGACGGGCTTCAGACTGGTAA
- a CDS encoding Crp/Fnr family transcriptional regulator: MTIENIIDKIYPLPENSKENLIQNITEVSYTKGFCLMKAGKVVPYIYFLKKGIARAYASSENNDITFWFGTEGEPVVSMKSYVEGKPGYESIELLEDCELYQLETSKLKALFNEDIHIANWGRKFAERELIKTEELIISRQYKTALERYKDLLKGKPYLLQRVQLGHIASYLGMSQVSLSRIRAEIK, from the coding sequence ATGACCATAGAAAATATAATTGATAAAATCTACCCGCTTCCTGAAAATTCAAAAGAAAATTTGATACAGAATATTACGGAAGTAAGTTATACTAAAGGTTTCTGTTTAATGAAAGCCGGTAAAGTTGTTCCCTACATTTATTTTTTAAAAAAGGGAATTGCCCGTGCTTACGCTTCATCAGAAAATAATGATATTACATTTTGGTTTGGAACTGAAGGCGAACCTGTGGTTTCCATGAAAAGTTATGTGGAGGGAAAGCCTGGTTACGAAAGCATTGAATTGCTTGAAGATTGCGAACTGTATCAGCTTGAAACTTCAAAATTAAAAGCTTTATTTAATGAAGACATTCACATTGCCAACTGGGGAAGAAAATTTGCAGAACGCGAACTTATAAAAACCGAAGAACTGATTATTTCAAGGCAATACAAAACAGCTTTGGAGCGGTATAAAGATTTGTTGAAAGGAAAACCATATTTGCTACAAAGAGTTCAGCTTGGTCATATTGCTTCTTATTTGGGAATGTCGCAGGTGAGTCTGAGCAGGATTCGGGCGGAGATAAAATAG
- the era gene encoding GTPase Era produces MHKAGFVNIVGKPNAGKSTLLNQLMGEKLAIVTQKAQTTRHRIFGIYNEEDLQIVFSDTPGVLDPKYGLQEKMMDFVKDSLQDADVFLFIVDVTDKSEQSEFLIDKLNKIPVPVLLLLNKIDQTNQEGLEKIATEWHERIPKAEILPISALNAFNIDVILPKLKSMLPESPAYYDKDMYTDKPERFFVNEAIREKILLNYDKEIPYSVEVVTEMFKEKEGIIFIDSIIYVERDTQKGIIIGHKGEAIKKVGTEARIDLEKFFSKKIHLNLFVKVKKDWRKNDRDLKNFGYR; encoded by the coding sequence ATGCACAAAGCAGGATTTGTAAATATTGTTGGAAAGCCAAATGCCGGAAAATCTACCCTTTTGAATCAACTGATGGGAGAGAAGCTGGCAATTGTAACGCAAAAGGCTCAGACAACCAGACACAGAATTTTTGGAATTTATAATGAAGAAGACCTACAGATTGTATTTTCTGATACTCCCGGAGTCTTGGATCCAAAATACGGTTTGCAGGAAAAAATGATGGATTTTGTGAAAGATTCTCTGCAGGATGCAGACGTTTTTCTTTTCATAGTTGACGTTACCGATAAATCTGAACAGTCAGAATTTTTAATTGATAAACTAAATAAAATCCCTGTTCCGGTTCTGTTATTATTGAATAAAATCGACCAGACCAATCAGGAAGGTTTGGAAAAGATAGCGACCGAATGGCACGAGAGAATTCCTAAAGCTGAAATTCTTCCTATTTCTGCACTGAATGCTTTCAATATTGACGTTATTTTACCAAAATTAAAATCAATGTTGCCCGAAAGTCCGGCGTACTACGACAAAGATATGTACACCGACAAGCCTGAGCGTTTCTTCGTCAATGAAGCCATCAGAGAGAAAATTCTTTTGAATTATGATAAAGAAATTCCATATTCTGTGGAAGTTGTTACAGAAATGTTCAAGGAAAAAGAGGGAATTATCTTCATCGATTCTATCATTTACGTTGAAAGAGACACTCAGAAGGGAATTATTATCGGTCACAAAGGCGAGGCGATAAAAAAAGTTGGAACTGAAGCCAGAATTGATTTGGAAAAGTTCTTCTCAAAAAAAATTCACTTAAATCTTTTTGTAAAAGTGAAAAAAGACTGGCGGAAAAACGACAGAGATTTGAAGAATTTTGGTTACAGATAG
- the radC gene encoding RadC family protein, with amino-acid sequence MSIKFLAEDDRPREKFLLKGKNLLSDSELLAIIMGSGSRDETAVELARKILASVDNSWHQLSLLTIKDLTKFKGVGEVKAISIATALEIGRRRAAQEIPDKPQITSSKAAYDVLKIHLSDLRTEEFWALFLNQNNKVVHLSQLTQGGINQSLVDLRILFKIAMDHFATGIIVSHNHPSGNLKPSQEDISITKKIKDAGNLLNIQLLDHLIITQNSYLSLADEGLL; translated from the coding sequence ATGTCTATTAAATTTTTAGCAGAAGACGACCGACCGAGAGAGAAATTTTTACTGAAAGGTAAGAATTTACTTTCCGATTCTGAACTTTTGGCCATCATTATGGGCAGCGGCAGCAGAGACGAAACCGCCGTTGAATTGGCGAGAAAAATACTGGCATCAGTGGATAACAGCTGGCATCAGTTGAGTTTACTGACGATTAAAGATTTAACCAAATTTAAAGGCGTGGGTGAAGTAAAAGCCATTTCAATCGCAACAGCACTGGAAATCGGGCGAAGAAGAGCTGCACAGGAAATTCCTGACAAACCACAAATTACTAGCAGCAAAGCGGCTTATGATGTCCTGAAAATTCATTTATCCGATTTAAGAACCGAAGAATTTTGGGCATTATTTTTAAATCAAAACAATAAAGTTGTACATCTCAGTCAACTTACTCAAGGTGGAATTAACCAGTCTTTGGTCGATCTGAGGATTTTATTTAAAATAGCGATGGATCATTTTGCGACGGGAATTATCGTTTCGCACAATCATCCATCAGGAAATTTAAAACCTAGTCAGGAAGATATCAGTATTACAAAAAAGATTAAGGATGCGGGAAATCTGTTGAATATTCAGCTTTTAGACCATCTCATCATTACTCAAAATTCATATTTAAGTTTGGCAGACGAAGGATTATTATGA
- a CDS encoding sensor histidine kinase translates to MKNRPFLARISNWIVFTILTVIVVALIVSSNILINNLRNKEAERIKVFATAIKIMQGNKQTSSETQELVFAILTENDQIPTILTDENKNPFIFEGSSRNIPQEILDNPEELKKLIIKMESNYAPFEIEIAEGDKQLVFYDNSKLLSDLRYYPYFLGLFIIAYLAFIFWFLRTIKKTDEGYLWAGLAKETAHQIGTPLSSMIGWMEIMKLETPDSDGVKEIEKDIERLRTISERFSKIGSVPELNDMNLNATIKENFDYLKTRISRKVDFSLNLPNYPILVPHNKILISWVIENLVKNAVDAMKGEGQLQIWMIGKNKNILIEVKDNGSGMTHNQARNAFKPGYSTKKRGWGLGLSLAKRVVQEYHNGDIKISQTEIGKGTTFRISIRK, encoded by the coding sequence ATGAAAAACCGCCCTTTTTTAGCCAGGATCAGCAACTGGATTGTCTTTACCATACTCACCGTGATCGTTGTGGCGCTTATCGTTTCATCTAATATTCTCATCAATAATCTCAGAAATAAGGAGGCGGAACGAATTAAGGTATTTGCCACTGCAATCAAAATAATGCAGGGAAACAAGCAGACAAGCTCTGAAACCCAGGAACTGGTGTTTGCAATTTTAACCGAAAACGATCAGATTCCTACGATTTTAACTGACGAAAATAAAAATCCCTTTATTTTTGAAGGAAGTTCAAGAAATATTCCGCAGGAAATTTTAGACAATCCCGAAGAGTTGAAAAAGCTTATTATCAAAATGGAAAGCAACTACGCACCTTTCGAAATTGAAATTGCCGAAGGTGACAAGCAGCTGGTTTTTTATGATAACTCAAAGTTGCTCAGTGATTTGCGGTATTATCCTTACTTTTTAGGACTATTTATTATCGCTTATCTTGCATTTATTTTCTGGTTTCTCAGAACTATTAAAAAAACCGATGAAGGCTATCTTTGGGCAGGTTTGGCAAAAGAAACGGCACACCAGATAGGAACGCCGCTTTCATCGATGATTGGCTGGATGGAAATTATGAAGCTTGAAACGCCCGACTCTGATGGCGTAAAGGAAATCGAAAAAGATATCGAAAGACTGAGAACCATCTCCGAAAGATTCTCTAAAATAGGATCAGTTCCCGAGTTGAATGACATGAATCTGAATGCAACCATCAAGGAAAATTTTGATTATCTAAAGACCAGAATTTCCAGGAAAGTAGATTTTAGTCTCAATCTTCCGAATTATCCTATTTTGGTGCCTCACAATAAAATTCTGATCAGTTGGGTGATTGAAAATCTTGTTAAAAACGCGGTTGATGCCATGAAAGGCGAGGGACAACTTCAGATATGGATGATTGGTAAAAACAAAAATATTCTCATTGAAGTGAAAGACAATGGAAGCGGAATGACGCACAATCAGGCAAGAAATGCTTTCAAGCCCGGTTATTCCACAAAAAAAAGAGGTTGGGGTTTAGGATTAAGTCTGGCAAAAAGGGTAGTGCAGGAATATCACAATGGCGATATTAAAATTTCTCAGACAGAAATCGGGAAAGGAACGACTTTCAGAATTTCAATCAGAAAATGA
- the pepE gene encoding dipeptidase PepE codes for MNIILASTSTLFGGEYLEYLKEELIELYKGIDEIIFIPFARPGGISHNDYTEKARSFFETINIKVKGLHEFEDKKGALNNAKGYFTGGGNTFLLVKTLYEENLMSVIKQNIESGKAYLGCSAGSNIGGQNMKTTNDMPIVYPASFDCMGLVPFNINPHYLDPNPELKHNGETRETRIKEFLTQNDIKVVGLREGNWIRRIGDKITVEGSELTRIFEKGKEPYEIEAGTSL; via the coding sequence ATGAACATTATACTTGCGTCAACTTCCACACTTTTCGGCGGAGAATATTTAGAATATTTAAAAGAAGAATTAATTGAATTGTATAAAGGAATAGACGAGATTATCTTTATTCCTTTCGCCAGACCCGGCGGTATTTCACATAATGATTACACTGAAAAAGCAAGATCCTTCTTTGAAACCATCAACATAAAAGTGAAAGGCTTACATGAATTTGAAGATAAAAAAGGAGCTTTAAACAACGCAAAAGGCTATTTCACAGGAGGTGGAAACACTTTTCTTTTGGTTAAAACCTTATATGAAGAAAATCTGATGTCCGTTATAAAGCAAAACATCGAAAGCGGAAAAGCCTACTTAGGTTGCAGCGCGGGAAGCAATATTGGCGGACAGAATATGAAAACCACCAACGATATGCCGATTGTTTATCCAGCGAGTTTTGATTGCATGGGATTGGTTCCGTTTAATATTAATCCACATTATTTAGATCCAAATCCTGAATTAAAACATAACGGAGAAACCAGAGAAACAAGAATTAAAGAATTTTTAACGCAAAATGACATTAAAGTTGTCGGACTTCGGGAAGGAAACTGGATTAGAAGAATTGGCGATAAAATTACAGTTGAAGGAAGTGAACTTACCAGGATTTTTGAAAAGGGAAAAGAGCCGTATGAAATAGAAGCAGGGACCAGTTTGTAA
- a CDS encoding four helix bundle protein translates to MRDNDLLDRTFNFGVNCIKFLRNLPNYPEYKVIRSQICKSATSLGANYEESQAGSSLKDFRNKIRISLRETRETNYWLRIIKSLNDFESSELDALLKESFELKNIFGSILNKTKDKKDNNN, encoded by the coding sequence ATGAGAGATAACGATTTACTTGACAGAACTTTTAATTTCGGAGTTAATTGTATAAAATTTTTAAGGAATTTGCCTAATTATCCGGAGTACAAAGTTATCAGATCTCAGATATGTAAATCTGCGACTTCACTTGGAGCAAATTATGAAGAGTCTCAGGCTGGTTCGTCTTTGAAGGATTTTCGAAACAAAATCAGAATATCATTGAGAGAAACAAGAGAAACAAACTACTGGTTGAGAATTATAAAATCTTTAAATGATTTTGAGTCTTCTGAACTTGATGCTCTTTTAAAAGAAAGTTTTGAATTAAAGAATATTTTTGGAAGTATTCTCAATAAAACAAAAGATAAAAAAGATAATAATAATTAA
- a CDS encoding ABC transporter ATP-binding protein, with protein MITAKNIRKSYGSLEVLKGVDLHIKTGEVVSIVGESGAGKSTLLQILGTLDSPTIPKDSSTEITIAGESFINMTDKQISKFRNQNIGFVFQFHQLLPEFTALENVLIPTKIAGANEKEAIEKAESIFHDLKIEHRLDHKPGQLSGGEAQRVAVARALINSPKIIFADEPTGNLDSKNADDLHRLFFDLRDKYNQTFVIVTHNPNLAEITDRKLVMVDGLIVE; from the coding sequence ATGATTACAGCAAAAAATATTCGTAAATCATACGGAAGTTTAGAAGTTTTAAAAGGGGTAGACCTTCACATCAAAACGGGTGAAGTGGTCTCAATTGTTGGGGAATCCGGTGCGGGAAAGTCTACACTTTTACAGATTCTGGGCACTTTAGACAGTCCTACAATTCCGAAAGACAGCAGTACCGAAATCACGATTGCGGGAGAATCTTTTATTAATATGACCGATAAGCAGATTTCAAAATTCAGAAATCAGAATATTGGTTTTGTATTTCAGTTTCATCAGCTTTTACCGGAATTTACAGCTCTTGAAAACGTTTTAATTCCTACAAAAATCGCCGGAGCAAATGAAAAAGAAGCGATAGAAAAGGCAGAATCTATTTTCCATGATTTAAAGATAGAGCACCGTCTGGATCATAAGCCGGGCCAGCTTTCGGGTGGTGAAGCTCAGCGTGTAGCGGTTGCACGAGCATTAATTAATTCTCCAAAAATTATTTTTGCAGACGAACCAACTGGAAATTTAGATTCAAAAAATGCAGATGATTTACACAGATTGTTTTTTGATTTGAGAGATAAATACAACCAAACTTTTGTGATCGTGACTCACAATCCAAATCTTGCAGAAATTACAGACCGAAAACTCGTGATGGTAGACGGTTTAATTGTAGAATAA
- a CDS encoding DMT family transporter: MNWIILIIAGLFEVAFASCLGKVKETSGNEMYWWFGGFLACLTISMLLLIKATETLPIGTAYAVWTGIGAVGTALVGILVFKDPATFWRIFFICTLIGSVIGLKAVSH; encoded by the coding sequence ATGAACTGGATTATTTTAATCATTGCTGGATTATTTGAGGTTGCGTTTGCTTCATGTCTCGGGAAAGTAAAGGAAACTTCAGGCAACGAAATGTACTGGTGGTTTGGAGGATTTTTAGCTTGCCTTACGATCTCGATGCTTCTTTTGATCAAAGCTACAGAAACTCTTCCCATTGGAACAGCTTATGCCGTGTGGACCGGAATCGGGGCTGTGGGAACTGCTTTGGTTGGAATTTTGGTTTTCAAAGATCCCGCAACTTTCTGGAGAATATTTTTTATCTGTACATTAATTGGCTCTGTGATTGGATTGAAGGCTGTCAGTCACTAA